A window from Triticum aestivum cultivar Chinese Spring chromosome 6D, IWGSC CS RefSeq v2.1, whole genome shotgun sequence encodes these proteins:
- the LOC123141706 gene encoding uncharacterized protein isoform X2, giving the protein MGQRARRKRARRRPAPPRPAPAASPPPPPGTPYADICRWLGQSGVILVLFETPSGFAVLHYDGVKLFRRNALEDIWSEFIDMPWARMLHLFWDGGSRNHAAASSGASSQEGCGIEAEGTS; this is encoded by the exons ATGGGGCAACGCGCAAGGCGAAAGAGGGCTCGCCGTCGCCCTGCTCCCCCTCGTCCTGCTCCTGctgcttctccccctcctccccctgggACGCCGTACGCCGACATTT GCCGCTGGCTGGGACAGAGTGGGGTAATCTTGGTGCTCTTTGAGACGCCCTCTGGATTTGCAGTCTTGCATTATGATGGGGTCAAACTTTTTCGTCGAAACGCCTTGGAG GATATCTGGTCAGAATTCATCGACATGCCCTGGGCACGAATG ttgcacttattttgggacggagggagcagAAACCACGCTGCTGCCAGTAGCGGAGCTTCAAGCCAAGAGGGATGCGGAATTGAGGCTGAAGGAACTTCTTAG
- the LOC123142627 gene encoding uncharacterized protein: MKSVLDRHGVEVDANLVNSEEENVIGDPEEDNVTGDPEEDNVTGGPEEMLSKTEVEKLLADADRYEDKLDKRTCLDMYQTIVWGYGIRLQALEQLGSMVKEAKKGLKLHQGPMVKEAEQELKLQPEGVHGQVGKRKFEAAPGVLDAADGLRQKTKI; this comes from the exons ATGAAATCGGTCCTGGATCGTCATGGCGTTGAGGTCGATGCCAACTTG GTTAATTCTGAAGAGGAAAATGTAATTGGCGATCCTGAAGAGGATAATGTAACTGGCGATCCTGAAGAGGATAATGTAACTGGCGGTCCTGAAGAG ATGCTGTCAAAGACCGAGGTAGAAAAATTGCTGGCTGATGCAGATCGCTATGAAGATAAGCTCGATAAGCGGACTTGCTTGGACATGTACCAAACAATTGTGTGGGGCTATGGAATTAGGCTTCAGGCACTAGAACAGTTGGGTTCCATGGTCAAGGAGGCAAAAAAAGGTTTGAAGCTGCACCAGGGGCCCATGGTCAAGGAGGCAGAACAAGAATTGAAGCTGCAACCTGAGGGGGTACATGGTCAAGTAGGCAAAAGAAAATTTGAAGCTGCACCAGGGGTGTTGGATGCAGCAGATGGATTgagacagaaaacaaaaatttag
- the LOC123141706 gene encoding uncharacterized protein isoform X1, with translation MGQRARRKRARRRPAPPRPAPAASPPPPPGTPYADICRWLGQSGVILVLFETPSGFAVLHYDGVKLFRRNALEDIWSEFIDMPWARMVVFRATALIRMWSLLTPTEARERLVTGSVRWEMVARDIFNRFGWRSCNRIGN, from the exons ATGGGGCAACGCGCAAGGCGAAAGAGGGCTCGCCGTCGCCCTGCTCCCCCTCGTCCTGCTCCTGctgcttctccccctcctccccctgggACGCCGTACGCCGACATTT GCCGCTGGCTGGGACAGAGTGGGGTAATCTTGGTGCTCTTTGAGACGCCCTCTGGATTTGCAGTCTTGCATTATGATGGGGTCAAACTTTTTCGTCGAAACGCCTTGGAG GATATCTGGTCAGAATTCATCGACATGCCCTGGGCACGAATG gttgtattccgagctacggcgttgatccgtatgtggtccctactcactccgacggaggccagggagcgtttggttactggatctgtccggtgggagatggtagcgcgggatatattcaaccggtttggatggcggtcatgtaataggattggCAATTAG